The following is a genomic window from Actinomadura sp. WMMB 499.
CGGATCCACGTCGGCCAGGACGGTCGGCTCGATGTGCACCAGCATCCGGGTCGTGAGGTTGCACCCCTGTCCGGCGATGTTGAAGCAGGACCGGACCGTCAGGGCGACGGCGTCGTCCAGGTCGGCGTCCGGGAAGACCACGTTCGCCGACTTGCCTCCGAGCTCCAGGAGCAGAGCTTCTTGCAGAAACCGGCGTCGACGGGCATGGCCACGCCGGTGATGTACTTGGCGTTGTCGGAGGCGAGCAACGCGACGGCCTCGCTGATGTCGCCGGGTTCGAGCATGTCGACCGGCATCGGGTTCCGCAGGTGCGGGCCGCCGCCCTCCGGGTTCTTCTCGAGCCACTCCGTCATGCCCGGGTTGACCGCCTTCATCGTCCGCACCGCGGTCGGGTGGACCGTGTTGACCCGAATGCCGTGCGGTGCGAGCGCGTTCGCGAAGGTGCGCATCAGCCCGACCACGCCGTGCTTGGACGCCGCGTAGCCGACCCCGCCGCCCTGCGTACCGCCGAACCCCCGCAGCCCGGCCGTCGAGCTGGTGATGATGATCGAGCCGCCGCGGCCCCCTCGATCAGGTGCGGCAGGGCCGCCTTGAGCGTGTTGAACGTCCCCGAGAGATTCACGCCGACGACCGCGTCCCACTGCTCGATCTCCTCCTCGAGCGTCAGCTCGCGGAACGCCATCGGAGCGATCCCGGCGTTGGCGCAGACGATGTCGAGCCGTCCGAGCTCGGCCACGCCCGCGTTCAGCGCCGCCCGCAACGCGTGGGGGTCGCGCACGTCGGCGACGGCCGCGATCATCCGCCGCCCCCCGCTCCTCGACCAGCGCCTCGGTCTCCGCGAGCTCGTCCCGGTCGGCCATGGCGTAGCCGTTGGCCGCGATGTCCACGCAGATGCCGACGCCGATGATGTCGGCGCCCTCGCCCGCCAGCCGGATCGCGTGGCTGCGTCCCTGCCCGCGTGCCGCTCCCGTGATGAAGGCGACCTTGCCGTCCAGTTGTCCCACTGCTCCTCGACCTCCATGCCGATGCTGACCAGCCCGATCGGCCGAGGCGGCTCCCCCGACGACATCGCCCGCGTCGCCCTCTTCTGCGCCTCCGACCTCTCGAATTTCATGACGGGCAGCACGCTCCTCGCCGACGGCGGCACCACCGCCTGATGGGAGCTACCGGGGTCGGCCGCCGGCGGCGGAACGCGCACGGACGGATGCGTCGGCGCCCGCTCGGCCTATCCTGACCGTCATGAGCCGTTGGCAAGATCTGACCGGGGGCGCGTCGGGACAGGACTACGCCGCCCGCTTCGCCGCGCTGGCCCGCACCGGCCGGGACATGCACGGCGAGGCCCGTTTCTGTGCCTCGCTCGTGCCGCCCGGCGCACGCGTGCTGGACGCCGGGTGCGGCACGGGGCGGGTCGCGATCAGGCTGGCGGAGCAGGGCTACGACTGCGTCGGTGTGGACCTCGACGCGTCGATGCTGGCCGTGGCGCGGCAGCAGGCGCCCGACGTGCCCTGGTACTTGGCCGATCTGGCCACCTTCGACCCGGCGGAGCTCGGCATCACCGGGGACTTCGACCTGGTGGTGGCCGCGGGCAACGTCATGCCGCTGCTCGCCTCCGGTACCGAGGCGGCCGCGGTGGCCCGGCTGGCCGCCGTCCTGCGCCCGGGCGGACTGCTCGTCGCCGGCTTCGGACTGGACGCCGCCCACCTGCCCGTGCCGCCGAGCATCACTCTGCGGGACTACGACGCGCACTGCCGCGCGGCCGGGCTCGATCTGACCGACCGGTTCGCCACCTGGGACGCGGACCCGTACGACCGGGGCGGGTACGCGGTGAGCGTGCACCGCCGCTGAGGCGTGCCGCAGGCGCCGACGTGCGCGCCGGCGCGAGCCTGCGTGCGCCGGCGCCAGGAATGCTGCGCCCGACGTCCGCCTCCCTCCACACCCCGCCGCGCCTTGCCGAGGCGTCCTCTACCCGCGTCTCGGTGTTCACGTTCGACATCGAGCACGGACTCGGCGTCGGCCGCGCCGAGTCCGGTGCTTCCCGAGCGCGTTCGTTCGGCCCCGCGAATTGCGATCACGGCGCGGCGCCCCAGTGCCGCTACGAGCCGTGGACAGGGGACCAGAAGATCGCGACCCCGATGTCGAGGATGCCCAGTACCAGAAGGGTGGTCCACAGCCAGGTCCCGATGTGTTCACGCCGCATGTTCGCGAAGGTGAGCGCGAGGATGAGGACGCCGATGCCGAGTTTGACCGCGATCTTGGCGATGTTGATGTCACCGCCGTCCGCCTGGATCACACCGACGAGGGCGATTCCGCTGACGACGGCGACGCCGGCGCCATCTCGCACCGGCCCGTTGATCTTCTTTTCCGGCTGCGACCGCTGGGCGATCAGCCCTCCGACAAAGACGGCGAATCCGAGCGTGTGGAGCAACAGCAGGATGAGGCGGACTGCCTCCATGGGGGTTCTCCTTGGGGATTGGGTTCGCGTGGTCGGTCACGCCTGGTCCTCGTGGCGTGAGCCATCGTCGGTGTCACGGCCGGAACAGGTTCGGTCTTTCGGGCGGTGAGCAGCCCAGCCCGTGCCCAGTGCGCGGGCTGGGCACCCCGCTCAACGACGGGCCGATCCCGACCCCGCGTGCTTCGGTCCGCTGCTGTCCTGCGTCTGGGCCGGCGAGGTAGCGCGGGCCAGGAAGACGAGGTTGACGATGATCGCGGGTACCAGAGCGAGCAGAACCGGGACGAGCAGGTCCTCCGAGAGCGAGGGACCGGTGGCCAGCTGGTCCCATCGGGCGATGGCGATCGTTCCCGCGAGCGATGCCCACAGCACGGTCTCGAGAGCGGCGAGCCACTCGCGGGCACGCAGGTGGAAGCCGCTGGCCATCAGGGAGATGACGGCGATGCCGACAGCGGCCAGCGGGGTGGTCCATTCGAGTCGGTCGATGAGCCCCGGAACGATGAGGGCGACGGCCGCGGCGACCTCGCTGACGCCGATGACGATGGTCATGATCCGGGGCACCTGGTCGAAACCGACCCAGCGGTCGATGCCCCTGCCGACGATCTTGGGCACGCCGGCGGCGAAGAAGAAGAGCGCTAGGAAGCCTTGCGCGACCCAGACGGTAGTGTCCAGCACGAGTTGCTCCTTGTTCCATGGATGAGGTGGGTGCGGGTGAATAGGCCACGCTGATGGCCTTCTTGAGGGCCGTCAGATCCTCAAGGGCGTGGATCGTGAAGTGCGCGACGTCGAGGCTGCCGATGCGCAGAACACCGGTTCGCGTGCTCGCGAACACCTTCGCCGCACGGGTCCGCCCGGTCCTCGGGGATCCGGGACGGGCACTCCCGGCCATCGTCCATGACTCGGCCTCCTCCTCGAACGGGAACGCGTACCCATAAGGGAGCGACGGCGGCGGCCTGAATGTGACATCGAACCGCGAAATGTGACCTGTGTCCCACATCTGGACGAACGGCCTGCCCAGCCGGCGACCTGAATGCCACGCTCGACCAGTGAAAACTTGATCGCCGCATTTCAGGC
Proteins encoded in this region:
- a CDS encoding DoxX family protein, whose amino-acid sequence is MLDTTVWVAQGFLALFFFAAGVPKIVGRGIDRWVGFDQVPRIMTIVIGVSEVAAAVALIVPGLIDRLEWTTPLAAVGIAVISLMASGFHLRAREWLAALETVLWASLAGTIAIARWDQLATGPSLSEDLLVPVLLALVPAIIVNLVFLARATSPAQTQDSSGPKHAGSGSARR
- a CDS encoding bifunctional 2-polyprenyl-6-hydroxyphenol methylase/3-demethylubiquinol 3-O-methyltransferase UbiG; translation: MSRWQDLTGGASGQDYAARFAALARTGRDMHGEARFCASLVPPGARVLDAGCGTGRVAIRLAEQGYDCVGVDLDASMLAVARQQAPDVPWYLADLATFDPAELGITGDFDLVVAAGNVMPLLASGTEAAAVARLAAVLRPGGLLVAGFGLDAAHLPVPPSITLRDYDAHCRAAGLDLTDRFATWDADPYDRGGYAVSVHRR
- a CDS encoding SDR family oxidoreductase, with amino-acid sequence MAASLPACRSRDEGDLAVQLSHCSSTSMPMLTSPIGRGGSPDDIARVALFCASDLSNFMTGSTLLADGGTTA
- a CDS encoding SDR family oxidoreductase, with product MIITSSTAGLRGFGGTQGGGVGYAASKHGVVGLMRTFANALAPHGIRVNTVHPTAVRTMKAVNPGMTEWLEKNPEGGGPHLRNPMPVDMLEPGDISEAVALLASDNAKYITGVAMPVDAGFCKKLCSWSSEASRRTWSSRTPTWTTPSP
- a CDS encoding SDR family NAD(P)-dependent oxidoreductase, with translation MIAAVADVRDPHALRAALNAGVAELGRLDIVCANAGIAPMAFRELTLEEEIEQWDAVVGVNLSGTFNTLKAALPHLIEGAAAARSSSPARRPGCGGSAVRRAAGSATRRPSTAWSG